The sequence AATAGAATCAATCTCCTTAATCTTTATTGCTGCATCTCTTAAAGCTCTTTCTATAGGTCTTCTAAGTTTAGCAAGTAGCATTTCACAAGCTTTTTCATATTCATCTAAGGTAACTTCATACTCTAAAATCTCCTCATTAACCTTACATTTCATTACTACAGTTTTACTTTCACTAAAAGCTATTTTACTAATTTCAGCCTGCCTCTTTATATTAGCTTTTGTTTTATAATCTACTGAATCTAAATCTAACTCCTTGGCTTTTACAAACATATTAAATAAAATTTCTGTAAAATCTTCTCCTCCTAAAAAGTTGTCTCCACCTACAGCTCTTACTTCCATAATATTTTTATATAATTCCAATATAGAGACATCAAAGGTTCCTCCACCTAAATCAAAAACAAGAAACTTAGTGTTAACCTTTTCTGTATGAAGTCCATAAGCTATAGCTGCAGCTGTAGGCTCATTAATAAGTCTTTCTACCTTTAATCCGGCAAGTTGACCTGCCCTTTGAGTAGCTTTCCTCTGAGCATCATTAAAATATGCTGGTACGCTTATAACTGCTTCCTTCACTTCTTGTCCTAAAAATATTTCTGCATCTTCTTTTAAAGATCTAATAATTAATGAAGATAACTCTTCTGGTAAAAACTTTTTCTTTCCCAAAGAAAATTCTTTATTACTTCCCATGCTTCTCTTAAATACAGATGCAGTTTCATTAGGATATGCAATTTGTCTCTCCTTAGCAACTGCTCCTACAAATATTTGTTCGTTTTCATCTACACTAACAACTGATGGTGTTAAATGCTCTCCTAGTCTATTAGGAATTACAACTGCTCCATCCTCTGTAAAATAAGATACAAGACTATTAGTTGTTCCTAAATCAATTCCAATAATCATACACTTTTTCTCTCCTTTATTTATGTAAAGCACTCTTTGGCAACCTTATACATATAAAAATAATACATTATTCTAGGATTATATTTTAATCCAATTATACTTTTTACTATAAGAAAATTATACCATAATCTTTATAGTTATTTAATACCATATTTATTTTAAAATTATATTTATTAATATCTTATGCATTGTATGTACCATACTTTCTTCAAAATATGTAATACTCTTGCTTTAAAACTTATTATAAAAAAGCATAAGTAAAAATGTAATTGTTGTACTCATGCTTTTTTAACTAATTATATATTCTGTTGTTTCCAATCTTTTAATAATATAGGCATTAATATTGATGTATATTGATAGAATATATATTTAAGATTTAAGATATTTCTATATTACTTGAATTATTCCTAAAATAATTAGTACAGCTCCTGCAACAAATGAAGCTTTCTTATCTAAATCCCATTTCTTCAAAAATACAGTAAGATAATTTCCAAGCCAAAGTGCAATAAAACTAATTACTGCTGAAAAAATTCCAACAAAATACCAGGATAGCCCTATCATTCCTGCACTCACACCACCACCAATATTATTAACAGAAAGCGCTATTCCAAGTACTGTTGCTTCTTTCAAATCAATATCAGAAGATTTATCTCTATCCGCATTTTCCGGATTATCAAGCACGCCTTTTAATGAAAAATCTACTTGTTCATTATTTTTAATATCTTTCTTCTTTTTTACATAAGGTTCTAGTATAATCCATAAACCTATTGAGCATAGTAGAACCATACTTATTATTGAAGATACAGTTTTATTTAGATATACAGTGGTTAACTCTCCAAAATAAGCTGCACCTCCAGAAATAACAAAGGTTATGAAAGATATCCACAAATTCTTTAAAAAAGGGATTCTTATGCCTCTTATGCTGTAAGCAATCCTAACACCTATATTATCAAGATTATTTACTAGGGCAATTAAAAACGTGTATAGATAACTCATACGCCCCTCCTATTTAGTTCTGATAATATATGCTATTAATAAAACTAAAAAGAGTTCCTTTTATAACTTCATATATAAAACAAAGATTTATTTTAAAAAAATGTTGCATAGTTATGCATTAATATATATAATTATTGCATAAACATACATAAAGGGGGTTATTTTATGAATAAATTAAATAAAGTCGTATTAGCATACTCTGGAGGATTGGATACTTCAATTATAATTACTTGGTTAAAAGAGAATTATGGATGTGAAGTTGTTTGTGTTGCAGGTAATGTTGGTCAAAATGATGAATTAGATGGCTTAGAAGAAAAAGCATTAAAAACAGGAGCATCTAAGCTTTACATCGAAGATATAACAAAAGAATTAGTAGAAGATTTTATCTTCCCTGCATTGAAAGGTAATGCTGTCTATGAAGGTAAGTATTTACTTGGAACAGCTTTTGCACGTCCAATCATAGCCAAAAGACTAGTAGAAATTGCTCATAAAGAAAATGCAGATGCAATTGTTCATGGTTGTACTGGTAAAGGAAACGATCAAGTTAGATTTGAGCTAGCAATTAAAGCTTTTGATCCTGATATGAAAGTAATAGCTCCTTGGAGAATTTGGGATATAAAATCCAGAGATGAAGAAATAGATTATGCAGAGGCTCATAACATTCCTATAAAAATTACTCGTGAAACAAATTATAGCAAGGACAAAAATCTATGGCATTTAAGTCATGAAGGACTTGATCTTGAAGATCCAGCAAATGAGCCAAAGTATGATGAAATTCTTGAAATGTCAGTTTCACATGAAAAAGCACCTGACATTCCAACTTATATTACTTTAAGTTTTGAAAAAGGAATTCCTGTTGCTTTAAATGGTGAAAAGTTTGATGGAGTTTCACTTATTCAAAAGTTAAACGAGATAGGTGGAAAGAATGCAATAGGTCTTTGTGATATGGTAGAAAATCGTTTAGTAGGAATGAAATCAAGAGGTGTTTACGAAACTCCTGGTGGAACAATATTATACTATGCTCATAAAGAATTAGAATCTCTTTGTTTAGATAGAGAAACCTCTCATTATAAAGAACTAATAGGCCATAAATTAGGAGAAGTAATTTACTTTGGTCAGTGGTATACACCTTTACGTGAAGCTTTATGTGCATTTATAGATAAAACTCAAGAAACTGTAGCTGGTGATGTAAAACTTAAACTTTATAAAGGAAATATAATTACTGCTGGTATAACTTCACCTTATTCTTTATACAGCGAAGAATTTGCAACTTTCAACGAGGATGAAGTATACAATCAAATGGATTCACAAGGATTCATCAACCTATATGGTCTTCCAATAACAGTTAGAGCAAAAATGCAAAAGCAATCTAATTTAGGAGCCAAATAGGATGTATTTAAACAATGAAGCATCGCAATCAGTTTTTCTTTATAATGTTAGTTCTATAAACACTGATCAGAAATTATATAAACAAGTAATTATATCAAATATGCTTCATGCAAAGTTTCTACTCAACAAAAACATTTTAAACCTAGATGTTTTTAACCAAATACATCTAGGTTTAAAAGAAATACTAAAAAGATTAGAAAACGGGGTCATTAAAATTGATCCCTCTTCTACAAATATTCAATGCTTTATAAAGGATACATTAGCCTACTACATTGATGATATTAGTAAAAACCTAGACATTGAGAAAAACTATGAAGCTGAATTGAATTTATCTATTAAACTTTATATAGATACACAGATAAATAATATGATCAGTAGCTTATGCTCCGTAAAAGAAATTTTGTCTTTAAATGCTGATTTAACTAAGGATGAATTTATAGAAAACTTTGTACCTCATTTTAATGATAGTCTTTTTAATCACCTATTAGGTTATAGTAATATTTTTGCTGATGATATTGATAGGCTCAATGATTATAAAAAAAGAAATAACATAGTTTCTTTAATTAATAATAATGAAACAAATATTATTGATGGCAAAGAAAATGCTTTTGATGAGGTTAATTTAAATCCAAGTATGTTAGAACAATTAAACTATTTATTAGATATTGACTACATCCTAGAAGTATCTTCTGCTATGTCAATAATAGTAATGCACGTAAATAAACTTATAGAAGAGTTTTTATTATTTAATTCTACTAACCATAAATTTATACAATTTTCCACTCCTAATTGCTTCTGTAATGATAAAACAAAAATCAGAGATTTTCTGCACCTAAAAGGTTTAAGAATCTCTGGAAATACTATCAAACTCTTCTCATCTACTAACTTAAATACAAAGGTATATCTAACAGAAAACTTGGAAAATATATTCGATACTATAGATAATTCATTAACTTGTGTTGAAATATTAAAGCAAATCTTACTTACTGTAAAAGTTGAAATTTAAATTAAATTTGCCCACCTATATGTTGCTGGGCAATATAGGAGAGGATTCATTTGAAAAAGGTTGGTATTATTGGTTCAACAGGCTATGTTGGTGTTGAACTTGTAAGATTATTACTTAATCATCCAGAAGTAAAACTTGAAGCTATAAGTTCTCAAAGTTTTAAGAATCAATCTATTGATTCTGTATATATGAATTTAAAAGGCATAACTTCACTTGTATGCGAAGATGAAGATTCAGTTATTAATAAAAGTGATGTTATTTTCACTGCCCTTCCACATGGTCTTTCAGAGAAAATTGCTTTGAAAACTTTAGAGCAAAATAAGCTGGTGATAGACTTAGGCGCAGATTTTAGAATAACAGATGAAAATATTTATGAAGAATGGTACGGTAAAAAATTTGATGTAGCAGATATACATGATTTTGCTACCTATGGATTGCCAGAAATAAATAAGGACACCATAAAGACGTCCAAAATAATTGCTAACCCTGGATGTTATGCTACTTCTATTGAACTGGGGCTATTACCTTTGGTAGCTAGTAATTTAATCTCCACCAAAGATATAATCTGTGATTCAAAATCCGGTGCTACTGGAGCAGGTAGAGGTCTTTCCTTAAGTACTCATTTTACTGAATGTAATGAAAGCTTAAGTGCTTATAAAATTGATGGCCATAGACATATTGGAGAAATTGAAGAAGTATTAACTTCCCAATCAAGAGATACGGTTGAAATATGTTTCACACCACATCTTTTACCTATAAACAGAGGTATTCTTTCAACTATTTATACAAAGCTTAACAATAATGAAGATTTAGAAATAATACATTCTGTATATAAAATTTATTATGAAAATTGCCCTTTCGTAAAAGTATTAGATCTTGGAGAAAGTGCAAACATAAAAAACATCAAATACTCAAATTACTGTCATATATCCATTCATAAAGATTTTAGGAAGGACAGACTAATTATTATTAGTTGTCTAGACAACATGATTAAAGGGGCTGCAGGACAAGCCATTCAAAATATGAATATTGCTCTAGGATTCGAGGAAACAGCTGGCTTAAACTTGATTCCGCCAGCATTTTAAAATTTAAGGAGGTAAACATGAATATTAAAATTGAAGATGGAAGTGTGCATTCACCATTGGGTTTTAAAGCAGCTGGAATTCACTGCGGAATAAAAAAACACAACAAAGATTTAGCATTAATTTATTCTGAAGTTCCTTGTGAAGCTGCGGGGGTTTTTACAAAAAGTGTAGTTAAAGGAGAACCCCTTTTAGTAACTATGGAAAATATCAAAGATGGTAAGGCTCAAGCTATAATTGTCAACAGTGGTAACGCTAATACTTGTACTGGTGATAAAGGGAAAGAAACTGCTTATTTAATGGCAAAATATACAGGTGAAAACCTTGATATAACTCCAAGTGATGTTTTAGTAGGCTCAACAGGAGTTATAGGAGTTCCTCTAGATATAAATCCAATAAAGAATTCATTACCTGCTCTAGTAGACTTGTTAGATAAGGGTAATGCTTTAGATGCCTGCGAAGCTATATTAACTACTGATATATTATCAAAAAATATTTCAGTAAAAATAGAAATTGATAATAAAATAATTACAATTGGAGCCATGGCAAAAGGTTCTGGCATGATTCATCCTAATATGGCAACCATGTTATCATTTATAACCACAGACTTAGCTATAAGTCATGATTTATTAAAAAAAGCATTAAAACAAACAGTTGATAATAGTTATAACAGAATTTCTGTAGATGGCTCTACTTCTACTAACGATATGGTTCTAATTTTAGCCAACGGATTAGCAGAAAATAAAATAATTACAGAAGAAGATGAAAACTATACAAAATTCGTAGAAGCTTTGCAATACCTTAATGTCTATTTGGCTAAATTAATTGCTAAAGATGGTGAAGGTGCAACAAAATTAATAGAATGCATAATAAACAATGCTTCAAGTCAAGAAGCTGCTGAAATTTGTTCAAAGTCCATAATTGCAGATAACCTTGTAAAAACAGCTATGTTCGGAAATGATGCTAACTGGGGAAGAATCTTAGGTGCTATAGGTAAAACTGCTCTTCCAATAGATGTTTCAATGATAGATGTAAGCTTTAAAAGTGAAAAAGGTTCGGTTTTAGTATGTCAAAATAGTGCTTATGTGAAATTTGATGAAGATAAAGCTTTTGATATTCTAAATTCGCCAGAAGTTACTGTGGATGTTGATTTTAAATCTGGAGTCTACTCTGCTAAAGCTTGGGGCTGCGACTTAACTTATGAATACGTAAAAATTAATGGAGAATACAGAAGCTAATGTCTTAAATTAGCTAATCTTCATTTATGTTTAAGTTAATTTACTGCTCCTTAATGTTAAAAATAAAAATATCAATAAGCAATAAATAAAGCGGGGTTTATTATATGGAAAATTACACAAAGGCACAGGTTTTGATTCAAGCCTTGCCTTATATTAAAAAATTTAGTGGCAAAACTATCGTAGTAAAATACGGTGGCAATGCGATGATAAATGAAGCTCTAAAAGAAAATGTTATAAAAGATTTAGTTCTAATGAAGTGCATTGGAATCAATATTGTGATTGTACATGGTGGCGGTCCTTTTATAACAGATTTATCAAATAAATTAAATATACAAAGTCAGTTTATAAATGGGCTTAGATATACTGATAAGGACACTATAGAAGTTGTTCAGATGGTGCTTGCAGGTAAAGTTAACAAGGAAATAGTAGCACTTCTACAAAAGCATGGAGAAAATGCACTTGGTATTACTGGTATAGATGGCAATCTGCTAAAGGCTAAACCTATATGCTCCGATGTAGACCTAGGTTATGTAGGTGATATCACTAAGGTCAATGTAAAACTTGTAGAAGATATACTTCAACTTGGTTATATTCCTGTAGTTGGTTCTATAGCCAGTGGCGATAATGATGGCAACTTATATAACATCAATGCTGATAC comes from Clostridium sp. TW13 and encodes:
- a CDS encoding molecular chaperone HscC, whose protein sequence is MIIGIDLGTTNSLVSYFTEDGAVVIPNRLGEHLTPSVVSVDENEQIFVGAVAKERQIAYPNETASVFKRSMGSNKEFSLGKKKFLPEELSSLIIRSLKEDAEIFLGQEVKEAVISVPAYFNDAQRKATQRAGQLAGLKVERLINEPTAAAIAYGLHTEKVNTKFLVFDLGGGTFDVSILELYKNIMEVRAVGGDNFLGGEDFTEILFNMFVKAKELDLDSVDYKTKANIKRQAEISKIAFSESKTVVMKCKVNEEILEYEVTLDEYEKACEMLLAKLRRPIERALRDAAIKIKEIDSIVLVGGATKLPIIRNFVGKLFGRLPDTHINPDEAIAIGASMQAAMKARDTAIKEVVLTDVCPYTLGTSVSVQKPGGYYESGHFYPIIERNTVIPVSKTDRLYTVNENQKKITVQILQGESRFSRDNIYLGELNVPVPISGAGDQAIDVTYTYDINGILEVEVTVVSTGLKKRIVIEKNPGYMSEEEIENRLKELSELKIHPRDKEENKLLISRGERLYEESIGETRSQVARYLEWFEDILDKQNPLDIEKASIELKKIFDEIEEEQL
- the ytaF gene encoding sporulation membrane protein YtaF codes for the protein MSYLYTFLIALVNNLDNIGVRIAYSIRGIRIPFLKNLWISFITFVISGGAAYFGELTTVYLNKTVSSIISMVLLCSIGLWIILEPYVKKKKDIKNNEQVDFSLKGVLDNPENADRDKSSDIDLKEATVLGIALSVNNIGGGVSAGMIGLSWYFVGIFSAVISFIALWLGNYLTVFLKKWDLDKKASFVAGAVLIILGIIQVI
- a CDS encoding argininosuccinate synthase, which encodes MNKLNKVVLAYSGGLDTSIIITWLKENYGCEVVCVAGNVGQNDELDGLEEKALKTGASKLYIEDITKELVEDFIFPALKGNAVYEGKYLLGTAFARPIIAKRLVEIAHKENADAIVHGCTGKGNDQVRFELAIKAFDPDMKVIAPWRIWDIKSRDEEIDYAEAHNIPIKITRETNYSKDKNLWHLSHEGLDLEDPANEPKYDEILEMSVSHEKAPDIPTYITLSFEKGIPVALNGEKFDGVSLIQKLNEIGGKNAIGLCDMVENRLVGMKSRGVYETPGGTILYYAHKELESLCLDRETSHYKELIGHKLGEVIYFGQWYTPLREALCAFIDKTQETVAGDVKLKLYKGNIITAGITSPYSLYSEEFATFNEDEVYNQMDSQGFINLYGLPITVRAKMQKQSNLGAK
- the argC gene encoding N-acetyl-gamma-glutamyl-phosphate reductase, which translates into the protein MKKVGIIGSTGYVGVELVRLLLNHPEVKLEAISSQSFKNQSIDSVYMNLKGITSLVCEDEDSVINKSDVIFTALPHGLSEKIALKTLEQNKLVIDLGADFRITDENIYEEWYGKKFDVADIHDFATYGLPEINKDTIKTSKIIANPGCYATSIELGLLPLVASNLISTKDIICDSKSGATGAGRGLSLSTHFTECNESLSAYKIDGHRHIGEIEEVLTSQSRDTVEICFTPHLLPINRGILSTIYTKLNNNEDLEIIHSVYKIYYENCPFVKVLDLGESANIKNIKYSNYCHISIHKDFRKDRLIIISCLDNMIKGAAGQAIQNMNIALGFEETAGLNLIPPAF
- the argJ gene encoding bifunctional glutamate N-acetyltransferase/amino-acid acetyltransferase ArgJ, yielding MNIKIEDGSVHSPLGFKAAGIHCGIKKHNKDLALIYSEVPCEAAGVFTKSVVKGEPLLVTMENIKDGKAQAIIVNSGNANTCTGDKGKETAYLMAKYTGENLDITPSDVLVGSTGVIGVPLDINPIKNSLPALVDLLDKGNALDACEAILTTDILSKNISVKIEIDNKIITIGAMAKGSGMIHPNMATMLSFITTDLAISHDLLKKALKQTVDNSYNRISVDGSTSTNDMVLILANGLAENKIITEEDENYTKFVEALQYLNVYLAKLIAKDGEGATKLIECIINNASSQEAAEICSKSIIADNLVKTAMFGNDANWGRILGAIGKTALPIDVSMIDVSFKSEKGSVLVCQNSAYVKFDEDKAFDILNSPEVTVDVDFKSGVYSAKAWGCDLTYEYVKINGEYRS
- the argB gene encoding acetylglutamate kinase, which encodes MENYTKAQVLIQALPYIKKFSGKTIVVKYGGNAMINEALKENVIKDLVLMKCIGINIVIVHGGGPFITDLSNKLNIQSQFINGLRYTDKDTIEVVQMVLAGKVNKEIVALLQKHGENALGITGIDGNLLKAKPICSDVDLGYVGDITKVNVKLVEDILQLGYIPVVGSIASGDNDGNLYNINADTCAAKIAAALKAEKLILLTDVDGVCLDPKDKSTLISTLKLHEIPKYEQDGIIKGGMIPKIECCVEAIRNGVKTSHIINGTTPNSLLLEVLSDEGIGTMIY